In Halobaculum sp. XH14, a single genomic region encodes these proteins:
- a CDS encoding chemotaxis protein CheA: MSDAHVRAFVRESEEGITELNNSLLALESDPDDAEAMDAIFRTAHTLKGNAAAMGFTSFSGLAHAMEDLLDEVRDGDIDVSGELMDLLFEGVDHLDAMLGEIDETGETNVDPSDTEDALRTLVEGGASATEGEGTETDGQNGESEADDATDTAPGSGTGSAGESAGPDESTGADEADATDDGSPERVDAADFEHGLDPADDEGVYRASVTLAETDMAGVDAMFLLQAVEGSFGDLTTDPEREAVEDGAGADGFDCYLTAGSSDEVSAGIDAASQVAAVEVATVEPAPDDGSDAESDVGTEPESGAETGADSESGAQADGSTGAEATPGPASEEGDEAKKPDDDGGNRSGGSSDTISSIRVDVDQLDDLYGLVEQLVTSRIKLRREMEEAGIDSDNLDELDKISSNLQNTVMDMRLIPLSAVVDTFPRLVRDLARDQDKEVNFDIDGRDIELDRTILTEIRDPLVHILRNAVDHGIESPAEREAAGKDSAGTVELRATRERDHVTIVVEDDGGGIEADALREKAVEEGVKTPAEVEAMDDDEARQLVFHPGFSTNDEVTDVSGRGVGMDVVKTTVKELDGHVTLDSTPGEGTRFEIRLPVTVAIVRVMFIEVNGVEYGVPIKNIGEVSRAGGLDVANGEEIVRHDGDIYPVVRLGELFADATGGGVGPAVADGGSDRPQEGKANRREDAPEARGEDAAGNDGMLLRIRGEKRPVALHCDQVLHQEEVVVKPLEGILSGTPGLSGTAVLGDGDVVSILDVETLGEAR, translated from the coding sequence ATGTCGGACGCGCACGTTCGCGCGTTCGTCCGCGAGAGCGAGGAGGGCATCACCGAACTCAACAACTCGCTGCTCGCGCTGGAGTCGGATCCCGACGACGCGGAGGCGATGGACGCCATCTTCCGCACCGCACACACGCTGAAGGGGAACGCGGCGGCGATGGGCTTCACCTCCTTTTCGGGGCTGGCCCACGCGATGGAGGACCTGCTCGACGAGGTCCGCGACGGCGACATCGACGTCTCGGGCGAACTGATGGACCTGCTGTTCGAGGGGGTCGACCACCTCGACGCGATGCTCGGCGAGATCGACGAGACGGGCGAGACGAACGTCGACCCGAGCGACACCGAGGACGCGCTCCGAACGTTAGTCGAGGGTGGCGCTTCCGCGACCGAGGGGGAAGGGACTGAAACCGACGGACAGAATGGGGAATCGGAGGCTGACGACGCTACCGACACCGCTCCGGGTTCGGGCACGGGGTCGGCCGGCGAGTCAGCCGGACCCGACGAGTCGACCGGGGCCGACGAGGCGGACGCGACGGACGACGGGTCCCCGGAGCGGGTCGACGCCGCCGACTTCGAGCACGGCCTCGACCCGGCCGACGACGAGGGCGTCTACCGTGCGAGCGTGACGCTCGCGGAGACCGACATGGCCGGGGTGGACGCGATGTTCCTCCTGCAGGCCGTCGAGGGCTCCTTCGGCGACCTGACGACCGACCCCGAGCGCGAGGCGGTCGAGGACGGCGCCGGCGCGGACGGCTTCGACTGCTACCTGACTGCGGGCAGTTCCGACGAGGTGTCCGCCGGCATCGACGCGGCCAGCCAGGTCGCCGCCGTCGAGGTTGCGACCGTCGAGCCGGCCCCGGACGACGGGTCTGACGCGGAATCGGACGTCGGAACCGAGCCGGAGTCGGGCGCCGAGACGGGAGCCGACTCCGAATCCGGCGCGCAAGCGGACGGGTCGACCGGCGCGGAGGCGACCCCGGGCCCCGCGTCGGAGGAGGGAGACGAGGCGAAGAAACCCGACGACGACGGCGGGAATCGGAGCGGGGGCTCCTCGGATACGATATCGTCGATCCGCGTCGACGTGGACCAGCTCGACGACCTGTACGGGCTCGTCGAGCAACTGGTGACGAGCCGCATCAAGCTCCGCCGGGAGATGGAGGAGGCCGGCATCGACTCGGACAACCTCGACGAGCTCGACAAGATCAGCTCGAACCTCCAGAACACGGTGATGGACATGCGACTCATCCCGCTGTCGGCGGTCGTGGACACGTTCCCGCGGCTCGTGCGCGACCTCGCGCGCGACCAGGACAAGGAGGTGAACTTCGACATCGACGGCCGGGACATCGAGCTCGACCGGACCATCCTCACCGAGATCCGGGACCCGCTCGTCCACATCCTCCGCAACGCCGTGGATCACGGCATCGAGTCGCCCGCCGAGCGCGAGGCCGCCGGGAAGGACTCGGCGGGCACCGTCGAGCTCCGGGCGACCCGCGAGCGCGACCACGTCACCATCGTCGTCGAGGACGACGGCGGCGGCATCGAGGCGGACGCGCTCCGCGAGAAGGCCGTCGAGGAGGGCGTGAAGACGCCGGCCGAGGTCGAGGCGATGGACGACGACGAGGCCCGCCAGCTCGTGTTCCACCCCGGGTTCTCGACCAACGACGAGGTGACCGACGTCTCGGGCCGGGGCGTCGGCATGGACGTGGTGAAGACGACCGTGAAGGAGCTCGACGGCCACGTCACGCTCGACTCGACGCCCGGCGAGGGCACGCGGTTCGAGATCCGGCTGCCCGTCACGGTCGCCATCGTCCGCGTGATGTTCATCGAGGTGAACGGCGTGGAGTACGGCGTTCCGATCAAGAACATCGGCGAGGTGTCCCGCGCGGGCGGTCTCGACGTCGCCAACGGGGAGGAGATCGTGCGCCACGACGGCGACATCTACCCGGTCGTCAGGCTGGGCGAGCTGTTCGCGGACGCGACCGGCGGCGGCGTCGGGCCCGCGGTCGCGGACGGCGGCAGCGACCGACCGCAGGAGGGCAAAGCGAATCGGAGGGAAGACGCCCCCGAAGCCCGGGGGGAAGACGCCGCCGGGAACGACGGGATGCTGTTGCGCATCCGCGGGGAGAAGCGGCCCGTGGCGCTCCACTGTGACCAGGTGCTCCACCAGGAGGAAGTCGTGGTGAAGCCGCTGGAGGGCATCCTCTCGGGGACGCCCGGCCTCTCGGGGACCGCGGTGCTCGGGGACGGCGACGTGGTGTCGATCCTCGACGTGGAGACGCTGGGGGAGGCCCGATGA
- the cbiE gene encoding precorrin-6y C5,15-methyltransferase (decarboxylating) subunit CbiE, with protein MTAPEPAPRQFATEPEEESPERPVSAFGIGPGNPSYLHPRARSILESADVLVGFETVLDRVRHLTDADVLSCTYDTEADRLAAFADRVEDGEAGAAALMGDPNVSGYAFLGKVERAVDRPVRVTPGVSSVQVAASRSRTPFESSTVVTLHARGDLDGAFDRLVREAGDRNLLLLPRPFDYMPERIASVLVGRGVDGSLPVHVHERLTFEDEACTRTTLAELAATDSTADGDGDSAFCDLSVVVVRGRR; from the coding sequence ATGACGGCGCCGGAGCCCGCTCCCCGTCAGTTCGCCACCGAACCGGAAGAGGAGTCGCCCGAGCGCCCGGTTTCGGCGTTCGGGATCGGTCCAGGAAACCCGTCCTACCTGCATCCCCGGGCGAGATCGATCCTCGAGAGCGCCGACGTCCTCGTCGGCTTCGAGACCGTGCTCGACCGCGTCCGGCACCTGACCGACGCCGACGTCCTCTCGTGTACGTACGACACCGAGGCGGACCGGCTTGCCGCCTTCGCCGACCGCGTCGAGGACGGGGAGGCCGGCGCGGCCGCGCTCATGGGCGACCCGAACGTTTCGGGCTACGCGTTCCTCGGGAAGGTCGAACGGGCGGTCGACCGACCGGTTCGGGTGACACCCGGCGTCTCGTCGGTCCAGGTGGCCGCGAGCAGGTCGCGGACGCCGTTCGAGTCCTCGACCGTCGTGACCCTGCACGCGCGGGGCGACCTCGACGGGGCGTTCGACCGTCTCGTCCGGGAGGCGGGCGACCGAAACCTGCTGCTCCTCCCGCGCCCGTTCGATTACATGCCAGAGCGGATCGCGTCCGTGCTCGTCGGCCGGGGCGTCGACGGCTCGCTCCCGGTCCACGTCCACGAGCGCCTGACGTTCGAGGACGAGGCGTGTACGCGGACGACGCTCGCGGAACTGGCCGCGACCGACTCCACCGCCGACGGTGACGGCGACTCGGCGTTCTGTGACCTGTCGGTCGTGGTCGTGCGGGGGCGGCGATGA
- a CDS encoding protein-glutamate methylesterase/protein-glutamine glutaminase, whose protein sequence is MTDAPRTVVVDDSRFMRGLITDILESGGIDVVGEAADGAEALTVVAEVEPDVVTMDVEMPRMDGIEAVERIMREQPTPTLMLSAYTEDGAEETFAALDAGAVDFFAKPGGEVSMGVSRLEEQLVETVRSVAEADLSGGAAVAAATHGGSATTTTTTDGVEPNTTVVIGSSTGGPDAVERVLAGIPGGADVRVLVVQHMPEAFTGRFADRLDSACSLAVSEATDGARVGRGEVLVARGGKHLAVTRYSGGRLRVELVDEDRGQNVRPSVNVTMESVAETVDDPIVGVILTGMGDDGATGVTAIDDAGGRIIAQDEETSVVYGMPKRAAATGRVGSVLPLDDVAGGIVGGAP, encoded by the coding sequence GTGACCGACGCACCCCGGACGGTCGTCGTGGACGACTCGCGGTTCATGCGGGGACTCATCACCGACATCCTCGAATCCGGCGGCATCGACGTCGTCGGCGAGGCGGCCGACGGGGCCGAGGCGCTGACGGTCGTGGCCGAGGTGGAGCCCGACGTCGTGACGATGGACGTCGAGATGCCGCGGATGGACGGCATCGAGGCCGTCGAGCGCATCATGCGCGAGCAGCCGACGCCGACGCTCATGCTCTCGGCGTACACCGAAGACGGCGCCGAGGAGACGTTCGCGGCGCTGGACGCGGGCGCGGTCGACTTCTTCGCGAAGCCGGGCGGCGAGGTGTCGATGGGCGTCTCGCGGCTGGAGGAACAGCTGGTGGAGACGGTCCGCTCGGTCGCGGAGGCGGACCTCAGCGGCGGCGCGGCCGTCGCGGCCGCGACCCACGGCGGGTCGGCGACGACCACGACGACGACCGACGGCGTCGAGCCGAACACGACGGTCGTCATCGGCTCCTCGACCGGGGGACCGGACGCCGTCGAGCGCGTGCTCGCCGGGATCCCGGGTGGAGCGGACGTGCGCGTGCTCGTGGTCCAGCACATGCCCGAGGCGTTCACCGGCCGGTTCGCCGACCGGCTCGACTCGGCCTGCTCGCTGGCCGTCTCGGAAGCCACGGACGGCGCACGGGTCGGCCGCGGCGAGGTGCTCGTGGCTCGCGGCGGGAAGCACCTCGCGGTCACCCGGTACAGCGGGGGACGGCTCCGGGTCGAACTCGTCGACGAGGATCGCGGCCAGAACGTCCGCCCCTCGGTCAACGTGACGATGGAGTCCGTGGCCGAAACCGTGGACGACCCGATCGTCGGCGTCATCCTGACCGGGATGGGCGACGACGGCGCGACCGGCGTCACCGCCATCGACGACGCCGGCGGCCGGATCATCGCACAGGACGAGGAGACCTCGGTCGTCTACGGCATGCCCAAGCGCGCGGCGGCGACGGGCCGGGTCGGAAGCGTGCTCCCGCTGGACGACGTCGCCGGCGGCATCGTCGGGGGTGCCCCGTAG
- a CDS encoding RAD55 family ATPase, giving the protein MRVSSGVSGFDEVVDGGLPAGRLYVVCGPPGSGKTTFSSQFLAEGVSQGDRCLFVSMHESEADLEADMSGYDFGFSEALDSGQVTFLDAFSQDGKRFFGMPGERRDSNTISNRITSFVESRDIDRVVVDSTMLLRYFIDDTDDTMIQFLSSLKRANATTYLISEMTDPSAYADEHYLAHGVVFFHNYMEDDGMTRGVQVVKMRGADVDTDIHDLRFTDRGLVVATDRSDAR; this is encoded by the coding sequence ATGCGCGTATCGAGCGGCGTCAGCGGGTTCGACGAGGTCGTCGACGGCGGGCTTCCCGCCGGGCGGCTCTACGTCGTCTGTGGTCCCCCCGGCAGCGGCAAAACGACGTTCTCCTCCCAGTTCCTGGCCGAGGGCGTCTCGCAGGGCGACCGCTGTCTGTTCGTCAGCATGCACGAGAGCGAGGCCGACCTGGAGGCCGACATGAGCGGCTACGACTTCGGCTTCTCCGAGGCGCTCGACTCCGGGCAGGTAACGTTCCTCGACGCCTTCTCGCAGGACGGCAAGCGCTTCTTCGGGATGCCGGGCGAGCGCAGGGACTCGAACACCATCAGCAACCGCATCACGTCGTTCGTCGAGTCGCGGGACATCGACCGGGTCGTTGTCGACTCGACGATGCTGCTCCGCTACTTCATCGACGACACGGACGACACGATGATCCAGTTCCTCTCCTCGCTCAAGCGGGCGAACGCGACGACGTACCTCATCTCCGAGATGACCGATCCGTCCGCGTACGCCGACGAGCACTACCTCGCACACGGCGTCGTCTTCTTCCACAACTACATGGAGGACGACGGCATGACACGCGGCGTCCAGGTCGTGAAGATGCGGGGGGCCGACGTCGACACCGACATCCACGACCTCCGGTTCACTGATCGGGGACTGGTCGTCGCAACCGACCGGTCGGACGCCCGCTGA
- a CDS encoding cobyrinic acid a,c-diamide synthase produces the protein MNGLVVAGTASGVGKTVATLAAIRAFEDAGHSVQPAKAGPDFIDPSHHAAIAGRPSRTLDVWLEGVAGTRRNYYRGDGEVCLVEGVMGLYDGDASSTATVAEALDLPVVLVVDASAGMESVAATALGFRSYAERTGRDVDVAGIIAARAHGGRHERGIREALPDGLAYFGRIPPAEGLEIPDRHLGLHMGAEHPVDEDALADAAAHLDVGALAALAREPPRPDPREPPSRTGRRVAVARDDAFRFSYPATVERLRDRAEVVTFAPTADAELPDCDGVYLPGGYPELHADALAASPALRSLHDRAAEGLPVYGECGGLMALAESLTTAGGDTHGMAGVLPVEVTMHDRYRALDHVTLEATTDTLTAARGDRIRGHEFHYSSADVARDASFAFDVRRGTGIDGEHDGVTEYATLGTYSHVHAESGAFDDFLDSLDNQP, from the coding sequence ATGAACGGGCTCGTCGTCGCGGGCACCGCGTCGGGCGTCGGCAAGACCGTGGCGACCCTCGCGGCCATCAGGGCGTTCGAGGACGCGGGCCACTCGGTCCAGCCCGCCAAGGCCGGGCCGGACTTCATCGACCCAAGCCACCACGCCGCCATCGCGGGGCGGCCGTCCCGGACGCTGGACGTCTGGCTGGAGGGCGTCGCGGGCACCCGCCGGAACTACTATCGGGGCGACGGCGAGGTGTGTCTCGTCGAGGGCGTCATGGGACTGTACGACGGCGACGCGTCGAGCACGGCGACGGTGGCCGAGGCGCTCGACCTGCCGGTCGTGCTCGTGGTCGACGCGAGCGCCGGGATGGAGAGCGTCGCCGCGACGGCGCTCGGCTTTCGATCCTACGCCGAGCGGACCGGTCGAGACGTCGACGTCGCGGGGATCATCGCGGCGCGGGCCCACGGCGGGCGACACGAGCGGGGGATCCGCGAGGCGCTCCCCGACGGGCTGGCGTACTTCGGTCGGATCCCCCCGGCCGAGGGGCTGGAGATTCCGGACCGCCACCTCGGGCTCCACATGGGCGCGGAACATCCGGTCGACGAGGACGCGCTGGCGGACGCCGCCGCCCACCTCGACGTCGGCGCGCTCGCCGCGCTCGCGCGGGAGCCGCCGCGGCCCGATCCCCGCGAACCGCCGTCCCGGACCGGCCGCCGGGTCGCGGTCGCCCGGGACGACGCGTTCCGGTTCAGCTACCCAGCGACGGTCGAGCGGCTCCGCGACCGCGCCGAGGTCGTGACGTTCGCCCCGACGGCCGACGCGGAGCTTCCCGACTGCGACGGCGTCTACCTGCCGGGCGGCTACCCGGAACTCCACGCCGACGCGCTCGCCGCGAGCCCGGCGCTCCGCTCGCTGCACGACCGGGCGGCCGAGGGCCTGCCGGTGTACGGCGAGTGCGGCGGCCTGATGGCGCTCGCCGAGTCGCTGACGACGGCCGGGGGCGACACCCACGGGATGGCCGGGGTGCTCCCGGTCGAGGTCACGATGCACGACCGGTACCGGGCGCTCGACCACGTCACGCTGGAGGCGACGACCGACACGCTCACCGCGGCGCGCGGCGACCGGATCCGGGGCCACGAGTTCCACTACTCCAGCGCCGACGTCGCGCGGGACGCCTCGTTCGCGTTCGACGTCCGCCGCGGAACCGGCATCGACGGCGAGCACGACGGGGTGACCGAGTACGCGACCCTCGGAACGTACAGCCACGTCCACGCCGAGAGCGGCGCGTTCGACGACTTCCTCGACTCACTCGACAACCAACCATGA
- a CDS encoding VWA domain-containing protein, with protein sequence MTDSTYFPFSAVVGQADMKDALLCNAVQPDVGGVLISGTRGTAKSTAVRSLAHLLPRIRSVADCPYNCSPDDPELQCERCAGRDFADRPDLVEEIRTPFVDLPIGATEDRVLGTIDIETAIKEGERSFEPGLLARANRGILYVDEVNLLGDHLIDVLLDAVASGTNRVEREGVSVEHPANVLLVGTMNPEEGELRPQLLDRFGLSVDMDRGMDAEDRKAVVRRRTRYDAEPDRMLADWREREADHAERIETARGLVDDVTLGDEQLDRIVGLCLDHDVDGLRADIVTHRTATALAALDGARTVRDEHVERAAELALGHRAGSRSSRTPGGPDPSDDGESDDERSPDSPDKPSPDDLPDVDPPSSASDGGADGGDDAAGPDDGGGDGTDDDEATADTGGDAAGDDTDAAGGSSTDEDGEGDGSSGDEVFPISGGIEPPDPEPDARVDLPDPAGQGGRTRTVADDGRGAYHRARRPRGKAGDVALDATLRAAAPHQAARQSSDDGGTAVSLRASDLREKERLGRVRNLVVFVVDASGSMGAYRRMSAVKGAVLSLLEDAYQNRDAVSLVGFREDGAETLLSPTASVSRAARELADMPTGGRTPLAAGLERGHRLVERERRTNDALAPLLVLVTDGRPTGPGGSASPVEDAMARATRIGDDRVPAICFDTETGPVRMGLVGEIADRMGASYHRLDDLESAGISETVRDVFDRPNRPAG encoded by the coding sequence ATGACCGACTCGACGTACTTCCCGTTCTCGGCGGTCGTCGGGCAGGCGGACATGAAGGACGCGCTGCTGTGTAACGCCGTCCAGCCGGACGTCGGCGGGGTGTTGATCTCGGGCACCCGCGGGACGGCGAAGTCGACGGCCGTGCGCAGCCTGGCGCACCTGCTCCCCCGGATCCGGTCGGTGGCCGACTGCCCGTACAACTGCTCGCCCGACGACCCCGAGTTACAGTGCGAGCGCTGCGCGGGGCGGGACTTCGCTGACCGCCCCGACCTCGTCGAGGAGATCCGGACGCCGTTCGTCGACCTGCCGATCGGGGCCACTGAGGACCGCGTGCTCGGGACGATCGACATCGAGACCGCGATCAAGGAGGGGGAGCGCTCGTTCGAGCCGGGGCTGCTCGCCCGCGCGAACCGCGGCATCCTCTACGTCGACGAGGTGAACCTGCTCGGGGACCACCTGATCGACGTGCTCCTCGACGCCGTCGCGTCGGGGACCAACCGCGTCGAGCGGGAAGGGGTCTCGGTCGAGCACCCGGCGAACGTGCTCCTCGTCGGGACGATGAACCCGGAGGAGGGCGAACTGCGCCCGCAACTGCTCGACCGGTTCGGGCTGTCCGTGGACATGGACCGCGGGATGGACGCCGAGGACCGCAAGGCCGTGGTCCGTCGCCGGACCCGGTACGACGCCGAGCCGGACCGGATGCTCGCGGACTGGCGGGAGCGGGAGGCTGACCACGCCGAGCGCATCGAGACGGCGCGGGGGCTCGTCGACGACGTGACCCTCGGCGACGAACAGCTCGACCGCATCGTCGGGCTGTGTCTCGACCACGACGTCGACGGGCTGCGGGCCGACATCGTCACCCACCGGACGGCCACCGCGCTGGCGGCGCTCGACGGGGCGCGGACGGTCAGGGACGAGCACGTCGAGCGCGCGGCCGAACTCGCGCTCGGGCACCGCGCGGGGTCGCGGTCCTCGCGGACCCCCGGCGGCCCCGACCCGTCCGACGACGGCGAGTCGGACGACGAACGGTCCCCGGACTCCCCCGACAAGCCGTCTCCCGACGACCTCCCGGACGTCGACCCCCCGAGTTCCGCGTCGGACGGGGGGGCGGACGGCGGCGACGACGCCGCCGGGCCCGACGACGGCGGTGGAGACGGCACCGACGATGACGAGGCGACCGCCGACACTGGCGGGGATGCTGCTGGTGACGACACCGACGCGGCCGGCGGCAGCAGCACGGACGAGGACGGCGAAGGGGACGGGTCCTCGGGCGACGAGGTGTTCCCGATCTCCGGGGGGATCGAGCCCCCGGACCCGGAGCCGGACGCGCGGGTCGACCTCCCCGACCCCGCCGGACAGGGCGGCCGGACGCGGACGGTCGCGGACGACGGGCGGGGCGCGTACCACCGCGCTCGCCGGCCCAGAGGGAAGGCGGGCGACGTCGCGCTCGACGCGACCCTCCGGGCGGCCGCGCCCCACCAGGCCGCGCGGCAGTCGTCCGACGACGGGGGGACGGCCGTGTCCCTCCGGGCGTCAGACCTGCGCGAGAAGGAGCGACTGGGGCGCGTCCGGAACCTCGTCGTGTTCGTGGTCGACGCCAGCGGATCGATGGGGGCCTACCGGCGGATGTCGGCGGTCAAGGGGGCGGTCCTGTCGCTGCTGGAGGACGCCTACCAGAACCGGGACGCCGTGAGCCTGGTCGGGTTTCGGGAGGACGGGGCCGAGACCCTGCTCTCGCCGACCGCGAGCGTGAGCCGTGCGGCGCGCGAACTGGCCGACATGCCGACGGGCGGCCGGACCCCGCTGGCGGCGGGGCTCGAACGCGGCCACCGGCTGGTCGAGCGCGAGCGGCGGACGAACGACGCGCTGGCCCCGCTACTCGTTCTCGTCACCGACGGCCGACCGACCGGCCCCGGGGGGTCGGCGTCGCCGGTCGAGGACGCCATGGCGCGGGCGACGCGGATCGGCGACGACCGGGTGCCGGCGATCTGTTTCGACACCGAAACCGGCCCGGTCCGGATGGGGCTCGTCGGGGAGATCGCCGACCGGATGGGGGCGAGCTACCACCGGCTCGACGACCTCGAGTCGGCCGGAATCTCCGAGACCGTGCGGGACGTGTTCGACCGCCCGAACCGGCCCGCGGGATAG
- a CDS encoding DUF7504 family protein, with product MVEDSPLSVDSPGQGESLLIAGPPMTGKYDLLFRLLGSSIDQGIVISTGDTAEDVRADFAEIGDLDPAAVGVVDCVSKQRGVNTQPADRTRYVSSPKNVTEIGMKFTDLFEEYREYEPPVGVGIHSLSELLMYLDPEDVYQFVRVLTKQAESEGWSTVAVLGSTMHDEQTLHTMYEPFDTVVNTRENDGSRELRVRDRSRAATAWTTF from the coding sequence ATGGTGGAGGATTCCCCGCTTTCCGTCGATTCCCCCGGCCAGGGGGAGAGCCTCCTCATCGCCGGCCCTCCGATGACGGGGAAGTACGACCTGCTGTTCCGACTGCTCGGGTCGTCGATCGATCAAGGGATCGTCATCTCGACGGGCGACACCGCCGAGGACGTCCGCGCGGACTTCGCCGAGATCGGCGACCTCGACCCGGCAGCCGTCGGCGTCGTGGACTGCGTCTCCAAGCAGCGCGGCGTGAACACGCAGCCGGCCGACCGCACGCGGTACGTCTCCTCGCCCAAGAACGTCACCGAGATCGGGATGAAGTTCACCGACCTCTTCGAGGAGTACCGGGAGTACGAGCCGCCGGTCGGCGTCGGCATCCACTCGCTCTCGGAGCTGCTGATGTATCTCGACCCCGAGGACGTCTACCAGTTCGTCCGCGTGCTCACCAAACAGGCCGAGAGCGAGGGATGGTCGACCGTCGCGGTCCTCGGCTCGACGATGCACGACGAACAGACGCTCCACACGATGTACGAGCCGTTCGACACGGTCGTCAACACGCGCGAGAACGACGGCTCCCGCGAGCTTCGCGTCCGGGACCGCTCGCGGGCCGCGACCGCCTGGACGACGTTCTGA
- a CDS encoding chemotaxis protein CheW yields MASSQHPTDDAADRGETTQVLEFGLGDETYCLDIGYIDEIVDAGDLTAIPNSPTHVEGVMDLRGKTTTIIDPKTLLGVAGDGARERIIVFDPDETSEGGTVGWVVDEVFQVRDVAADEVDEGTTAGDDDVRGIVKGEDRFVVWVEPQTE; encoded by the coding sequence ATGGCGAGCAGTCAGCACCCGACCGACGACGCCGCCGACCGGGGAGAGACGACGCAGGTACTCGAGTTCGGTCTCGGCGATGAGACGTACTGTCTGGACATCGGCTACATCGACGAGATAGTCGACGCGGGCGATCTCACGGCCATCCCGAACTCGCCGACCCACGTCGAGGGCGTGATGGACCTGCGCGGGAAGACGACGACCATCATCGACCCGAAGACGCTGCTCGGGGTCGCCGGGGACGGCGCGCGCGAGCGGATCATCGTCTTCGACCCCGACGAGACGTCCGAGGGTGGGACGGTCGGCTGGGTCGTCGACGAGGTGTTCCAGGTCCGCGACGTGGCCGCAGACGAGGTGGACGAGGGCACGACCGCCGGCGACGACGACGTCCGGGGGATCGTCAAGGGCGAGGACCGGTTCGTCGTCTGGGTCGAACCGCAGACCGAGTAG
- a CDS encoding ferritin-like domain-containing protein produces the protein MENAFYREGLDTFADDELMGADVLSNFGEAVRMDVPEHLKTVGAHDAAHVEAIAATVEDLGGEPVGEAEYDFGYETPSEFLAVAKALENTGVAAYAGAAGTVSNDAIFSAAIGIHSVEARHAAFLNELNVSSPFPDGVDEPMMMDEVTEVAGQFIVEG, from the coding sequence CTGGAGAACGCGTTCTACCGCGAGGGCCTCGACACGTTCGCCGACGACGAACTGATGGGGGCGGACGTGCTCTCGAACTTCGGCGAGGCCGTCCGCATGGACGTCCCCGAGCACCTGAAGACGGTGGGCGCACACGATGCGGCCCACGTCGAGGCGATCGCCGCGACCGTCGAGGACCTGGGCGGCGAGCCCGTCGGCGAGGCCGAGTACGACTTCGGCTACGAGACGCCCTCGGAGTTCCTCGCGGTCGCCAAGGCGCTGGAGAACACCGGCGTCGCGGCCTACGCCGGGGCCGCCGGGACCGTCTCGAACGACGCCATCTTCTCGGCCGCCATCGGGATCCACAGCGTCGAGGCGCGCCACGCGGCGTTCCTGAACGAGCTGAACGTCAGCTCGCCGTTCCCCGACGGCGTGGACGAGCCGATGATGATGGACGAGGTCACCGAGGTCGCCGGCCAGTTCATCGTCGAGGGGTAA
- a CDS encoding cob(I)yrinic acid a,c-diamide adenosyltransferase, whose protein sequence is MTDTNDAPTDPDQVRKRTPGGGVKPGAHPIEPGAPPEFGLTQAWWGDGKGKTTAAMGMGFRAAGHGYRVHMLQFMKGGADSVEAVRGEYNAIEAMPGFSYENLGHYGWHGMRDGSEEDSHRTEARAGYERARELLRAAGDADLTEPLPPDGEPEAGVHLLVLDEILYAADHGLVDEAEVVTLVEEKPDHLELVMTGSHNRPEYLLDHADLVTNVRKEKHPIDAGQRARKGTEF, encoded by the coding sequence ATGACCGACACGAACGACGCTCCGACCGATCCGGACCAGGTTCGCAAACGCACACCAGGCGGCGGCGTGAAACCAGGCGCTCATCCCATCGAGCCGGGCGCCCCGCCCGAGTTCGGGCTGACGCAGGCCTGGTGGGGCGACGGCAAAGGCAAGACGACCGCCGCCATGGGGATGGGCTTTCGCGCGGCCGGTCACGGCTACCGGGTCCACATGCTCCAGTTCATGAAGGGCGGCGCCGACAGCGTCGAGGCCGTCCGCGGCGAGTACAACGCCATCGAGGCGATGCCCGGCTTCTCCTACGAGAACCTCGGCCACTACGGCTGGCACGGGATGCGGGACGGCTCCGAGGAGGACTCCCACCGGACCGAGGCCCGGGCCGGCTACGAGCGCGCCCGGGAGCTCCTGCGGGCGGCCGGCGACGCCGACCTGACCGAGCCGCTTCCCCCGGATGGAGAGCCGGAGGCCGGGGTGCATCTGCTCGTCCTCGACGAGATCCTGTACGCCGCCGACCACGGCCTCGTCGACGAGGCGGAGGTCGTGACGCTGGTCGAGGAGAAGCCCGACCACCTCGAACTCGTCATGACCGGGAGCCACAACCGGCCCGAGTACCTCCTTGATCACGCCGACCTCGTCACCAACGTGCGCAAGGAGAAGCACCCCATCGACGCGGGCCAGCGGGCCCGGAAGGGAACCGAGTTCTGA